From one Musa acuminata AAA Group cultivar baxijiao chromosome BXJ2-6, Cavendish_Baxijiao_AAA, whole genome shotgun sequence genomic stretch:
- the LOC135615222 gene encoding chitinase-like protein 1: MAKFSACLAVLMVIAVAVTAVEASKSKHKACDKGWECSGSIYCCNETISEYFVVYQFENLFSKRNAPVAHAVGFWDYQSFIIAASVYEPLGFGTAGDKQTKMKEVAAFLGHVGSKTSCGYGVATGGPFAWGLCYNHEMSPSQDYCDPNYLYPCTEGVQYYGRGALPVYWNYNYGLIGEALKVDLLNHPEYLEQNATLAFQAAIWRWMTPMKKKQPSAHDVFVGNWKPTKNDTLSKRLPGFGLTMNILYGDIICGQGYIDPMNNIISHYQYYLDLMGIGRQFSGDNLDCAEQVVFNPSYKPATS, from the exons ATGGCGAAGTTTAGTGCGTGTTTGGCCGTCCTGATGGTGATCGCGGTGGCCGTAACGGCGGTGGAGGCGTCGAAGTCGAAGCACAAGGCGTGCGACAAGGGGTGGGAGTGCAGTGGCAGCATCTACTGCTGCAACGAGACTATTAGCGAGTACTTCGTGGTGTACCAGTTCGAAAATCTCTTCAGCAAGCGCAACGCCCCCGTCGCCCACGCCGTCGGCTTCTGGGACTACCAGTCCTTCATCATCGCCGCCTCCGTCTACGAGCCGCTCGGGTTCGGCACCGCCGGCGACAAGCAGACCAAAATGAAGGAGGTCGCCGCCTTCCTAGGCCATGTCGGCAGCAAAACCTCTT GTGGTTATGGTGTTGCGACTGGTGGCCCATTTGCATGGGGATTGTGCTATAACCATGAGATGAGCCCAAGCCAAGACTACTGCGATCCAAACTACCTTTATCCCTGCACCGAAGGAGTTCAATACTATGGACGTGGTGCTCTGCCTGTGTACTG GAACTACAATTATGGGCTTATTGGTGAAGCTTTGAAGGTAGATCTGTTGAACCATCCAGAATACCTAGAGCAGAATGCTACCCTGGCTTTCCAAGCTGCCATCTGGAGGTGGATGACACCAATGAAGAAAAAGCAGCCTTCAGCTCATGATGTTTTCGTTGGAAACTGGAAGCCCACCAAGAATGACACCTTGTCGAAAAGGTTGCCTGGCTTTGGGCTTACCATGAATATTCTGTATGGAGATATTATTTGTGGCCAGGGATATATTGATCCCATGAACAACATAATATCTCACTATCAATATTACCTGGATCTCATGGGAATAGGGCGCCAATTTTCTGGAGATAATCTGGATTGTGCCGAACAAGTGGTTTTCAATCCATCTTACAAGCCTGCTACATCCTAA